The proteins below are encoded in one region of Bos indicus x Bos taurus breed Angus x Brahman F1 hybrid chromosome 2, Bos_hybrid_MaternalHap_v2.0, whole genome shotgun sequence:
- the TMEM37 gene encoding voltage-dependent calcium channel gamma-like subunit, whose product MTALGVQAQRLLGQRGPHRSFFESFTRALITLCTSLAVVLSSISICDGEWLLAGDHLFGLWRFCTASNQTELHCLRDLSQTQVPWLASGLVVARIVATLAVVVAIFGLEFLIVSQVCEDSLAWRKWAMGSTLLLISFILSFGGLLSFLVLLRSQVTLLGLTLMFWSDFTASFLLFLNGISGLHINSITHINNSMHPWGLPTKV is encoded by the exons ATGACAGCCCTCGGCGTTCAG GCACAGAGGCTGCTGGGCCAAAGGGGGCCCCACCGGTCCTTCTTTGAGTCCTTCACCCGAGCCCTCATCACCCTGTGTACGTCCCTGGCTGTGGTCCTCTCCTCCATCTCCATCTGCGATGGCGAATGGCTCCTGGCAGGTGACCACCTCTTCGGACTGTGGCGCTTCTGCACTGCCTCCAACCAGACGGAGTTGCACTGCCTCCGAGACCTGAGTCAGACCCAGGTGCCCTGGCTGGCCTCGGGCCTGGTTGTGGCCCGCATCGTGGCCACCTTGGCTGTGGTGGTCGCCATCTTTGGCCTGGAGTTTCTCATAGTGTCCCAGGTGTGCGAGGACTCCCTCGCTTGGCGGAAGTGGGCTATGGGCTCCACCCTCCTACTCATCTCATTCATTCTCTCCTTTGGGGGCCTCCTGAGCTTCCTGGTccttctcaggagccaggtcacGCTCTTGGGCCTCACCCTGATGTTCTGGAGCGACTTCacagcttccttccttctcttcctgaatGGTATCAGTGGCCTGCACATCAACAGCATCACCCACATCAACAACAGCATGCATCCCTGGGGCCTGCCTACAAAAGTTTAG